TTCTGAGGGAGAGATTAAAGGAGGGTTTGTAGGGAAAGGAGAGACGGAGAGGAGGATTACGACGATTAAGAGGATGGTGGAATCTAGGGTTGACGAGAACTGAAGAGCGAAGGGGgagggtggtggtggtggtcgcAAACGCCATTTTAGTTGctcgaaaaaaacaaaaccgataGTAGACAGACAACACGGGGAAACAGAGAGTTTGCTAAAGATGTAAGAAACGTGGTTTGTTGATTAACAACAACACGTgtcaattaaatttaaaacttagCACTACGGGCCGTTAGTTGTGGGCCTACAAATGGGCCCACGGTTTATAACGGATGCTTTGACTAAAAATATCCAGAGATATATGACTTCATagctcgaacaaaaaaaaatctgtgacaaaaaaggaaaagatgGGAATCTGTCTCCTGTCCAATCAATGGTTCTTGACATTTGctgattaattaaataattcGTTGCTTTGTCGTAAAATTTTCACTTTTTTCTCAAGCTTATGCCTGCAAAGTGTTTGCTTATATTCCTCATAGAACCCGAAGTTTTACTATTAGAAGAGAAAACAACTTATTACGGTTTAACTGTGGTCTTTTGCTCTGTTTCGCTTTGCTTGTTTTCTTACATGAACTGGTAATAACTCTTTCCTTACCGCATTGTTGCCTTTTTCTCAATTTGATTGCTCCTCCTTATCACTTAGATCTTGTCTTGATTTTTCTCCTAATTCTACAGGTCACCAAGTTGATTTATTTCCTCTTGTTCTTGCCATGGGACTGATGAGCATTGACCCGTATGTGGCTATAACGGCACTGATTGTGGCCATTCTGGTGGTTCCAATGGGTTGCCAAAGGCCTCATCAAGTGGTGAACCTCGGCGCTGTTTTCACTTTTGATTCGGTTATTGGAAGAGCTGCAAAAGTAGCTCTGGAGGCAGCTGTCTCTGATGTGAACGCTGACACTAGCCTTCTCAAAGAAACGAAGCTACGGCTGTTTATGGAGGACTCTTCCTGCAATGTATTTCATGGGTCCTTCGGAGGTACCACCATGactgttctatttttttttgttttgtttcagtaATTTGTGTACTCTCATCCATGGCCCcattagaaagtttccatttcgGGATAGACCGTCTTAATGGCTTGATTTGGTGTAGTAGAGTTTTGGTCCAAAGTGGACTATTCCTCATTTTATAGTATCAAAGGTGATTTACACTAGTTTCTACTTAGATGGTAAGAGCTAGCATCTGGACCAAATAGAGTCAGTCAAGAGCGACACTAAAGTGGGGTTTGATAAGCTCACATAAGATATAATCCGTAGTGATTGGCACATCTATTATGTGTTGAACCTGTTATTATGGGTACATATATTGGGTTTCCAAAAATGCTAATAATACATAGAACTCAGTCAGACCCAGTATAGGCTGTTCCTTTACTAAAACATGTGGTGGAAACATAACTTTGGTTTTACCAGTAATGAATGGCCTGGTTTAAATTCGAGCGGTTTTGTTGTTTTGCAGCTTTTAAAGTTCTTGAGAAAGAAGTGGTGGCTTTGATTGGTCCACTCTCATCTTCCATCGCTCATACATTTTCAGATATTGCCAAAGGGCTCCAGTTTCCTCTCGTCTCATTCGCAGCAACTGATCCAACTCTCTCTGCCCTCCAGTTTCCCTTCTTTCTTCGGACCACACCTAATGATGCCCACCAAATGTCCGCTCTTGTGGATCTTATCAATTTTCATGGTTGGAAAGAGGTGATATCAGTTTACTCAGATGATGAGCTCGGAAGAAACGGAGTTTTTGCTCTAGATGATGAACTGTACAAGAAAAAATCCAGAATTTCCCATAAAGTGCCCCTCTCAGTGAATTCTGATGAAGGATCCATTACTGAAGCTTTGAAAAAATCCAAGTCCCTCGGTCCTCGAGTCTATGTTCTTCATTTTGGTCCTGACCCATTGCTCAGAATCTTTAGGATAGCGCAAAAGCTGCAGATGATGACCCGTGAATATGTTTGGCTGGCCACAGACTGGCTCTCAGTTACTTTAGATTCTTCGTTGAGTGACAAAGGTACTTTAAAACGTCTTGAAGGAGTAGTGGGGCTTCGTCAACACATCCCACAATCCGTAAAGATGCAACAATTCACACATAAACTGAAGAGCAACAGATCAATGAACGCCTACGCGTTGCATGCGTATGATACAGTGTGGATGATCGCATACGGGATCGAGAAAATGCTGAATGAAGGAATCAACATAACATTCTCTTACTCCGAGGAGTTAATTCATGCACAAGGAACTAAACTGCACCTGGATAGAGTCAAAATTTTCAACAGCGGGAAGGTACTACTTGAGAAACTTCTGCAGGTGAACTTCACTGGTGTAGCCGGTCAAGTTCAGTTTGGTTCTGGTCGAAATGTCATTGGCTGTGATTATGAGATCATCAATGTAGACAAAACCGGTGTAAATACTGTGGGTTTCTGGTCTAAAAATGGAGGATTTTCAGTTGTAACCCCAGATTCCAGACACGCACGAAAGAAGACTGGCTTTGTTTCTGATGAAAAGCTTGGTAACATAACCTGGCCTGGTGGTGGCCGTGAAAAGCCGCGTGGTTGGGTCATTGCAGATTCCGCAAATCCATTGAAGATTGGTGTCCCCAAAAGAGTAAGTTTTGTCGAGTTTGTGGCTGAAGAAAATAACAGTAGCCATCGGATTCAAGGATTTTGCATAGACATCTTCAATGAAGCATTGAAGCTGGTTCCTTACAGTGTCCCTTACATATTTGAGCCATTTGGGGATGGCCACTCAAGTCCTAAATACAAGCAGCTTATTCAAATGGTCGCGGATGGCGTAAGTACCCACTTCAAAAATGCACAAAACTGATCTGAAAAGTCTAAGAGATCACTGAACATTCTCAGATATTGTTGCAGCTGTTGAGTAATTGccctgtttttcttttattcctCTGTTTTCAGGTATATGATGCAGCTGTTGGAGATATTGCAATAGTCCCCACCAGGTCGAGATTAGTAGATTTCTCGCAGCCATATGCTTCCACAGGCCTTGTTGTGGTGATTCCTACTAACGACGACAATCCCACTTGGATCTTTGTGAGACCCTTCACCGTTGGGTTATGGTGTGTTGTTCTAGCTTCATTCCTGATTATTGCCGTGGTCATTTGGATCCTCGAACATCGCATCAATGAAGATTTCAGAGGGCCACCTCGAAAACAACTCATCACTATGATCTTGTTAGTTCAGCTCGTAATATTCACTGAACTTGATAGTTCCTTCTCAGAGTTCTCTCTGACTTTCCTAATCTGTTTTTTCCTTGCAGGTTCAGCTTCTCAACTCTATTCAAGAGAAATCGTAAGTTGTGTCAATCTTATCCATCTTTCATTAGCACCGTCAAgcaagagaaaaacaaaagtttgaTAGAGTTAGATTTCCAAATCTGTCTGATAGATATTCGACTCTAGATTTGTTTTCTCTATAAACTCATAACTGGGATCTTATTGCTTATCTTGTTCTATCAACAGAGGAAGATACAATAAGCAATCTAGCTAGAGGAGTGATGATTGTATGGCTCTTCTTATTGATGGTCCTAACCGCAAGCTATACAGCGAATCTCACCTCAATCCTCACAGTCCTACAACTTCCTTCTGCCATTACTGGCATTGACAGCTTGCGGGCAAGTGAGGTGCCTATCGGTTATCAGGCTGGGACTTTCACTTTAGAGTACTTAACCTACAGTCTTGGCATGGCTCGGTCTAGGCTTGTCCCACTTGACTCGACTGAGGAGTATGAAAGGGCTCTAAAGCTAGGACCAAACGCGTTCGGAGGAGTAGCTGCCATTGTTGACGAGCTCCCTTACATTGAACTGTTTCTTGCGGAACGGACGGGTTTCAAGATTGTCGGAGAGCCCTTTATGCACCGTGGTTGGGGATTTGTAAgtacatttttttttcgtttctcTTCATAAGAAGAGCACAAAAAGATTTGAGATTATgttgtctgttttttttgtttaacaggCGTTTAAGAGAGATTCTCCACTGGCTGTAGACATGTCAACAGCGATCTTGAAACTCTCCGAGACGAGAAAAATGCAAGATATTCGGATGAAATGGTTATGCAAGAAGACTTGCGCAGAGAATTCAGATGGGAACACAGAGCCAAACCAGCTTCATCTCAAGAGCTTCAAAGGGTTGTACCTTGTCTGCATTGCAATCTCGGTCTCTGCGTTTTCggtgtttgttttcaggatgaTACGCCAGTTTGTGCGGTACAGACGGATGGAGCGAACAAGCTCGATGCCGCTCCCTCCTTGGTCGTCTTCTCCTACGATGCGTTTAAGGGAATTGGTGTTTGGTTTCGTGGATTTTGTGgatgagaaagaagaagctatcaAGAGAATTTTCAAGAATGACTCCAACAACCCATCTCACGTTGTGGAAGTTCAAGCTGGTTCTGAGGTACGACAAAATTGATGAGTAGATTCCACTTTATAGAAAGAAAACTGTAATGTTATTAGATATGAGCTAACATGCAAGTCAACATTCATATCTTTGTTCATTAGATTTTATTGTAACTTGGCACATAAAAAGGGCGCAAGAGCCAATGATTGTTAACATGATTGTAGCTATATATATTTCAGAGTTACCAACAATTCTTATAAactatttcatttttcttttgggggtcaatcttctttttttgtgaCTTAGATTGATGTCTATAATAATGGCCACGTTCTGACAAGCATGAGGTCATGATTATTTTTATCCAACTTGTTGGAGCTTTTATCTTATTACAGGTTTTTGGTATGCTATCTTGTTTTCTCTGACCTACTATTTGCTATtttatgatttgtttatattattttactgcCATCATCCATGGCGTTCTGCTCGTTGAACTGAATTATTTAATGACTAGTTAAactttgttaaattattaattattagttcTGTTGTTTCTTTCTGAACCATCTCTGAGATAGTTTCAGTTCTCTGGTTTATGCGGCCATTGATCGGTACAGAATCAAAGAtagtttatacatttttatcatGTGTGTAAAATCTTAAGTCTTTGATTCAATGTTCAGCAAGTTGTCATGACACCTTTTGTCTTCTTGTCCCATTTCTTTTCTCTTGATGTTGATTTTAATGGTCGTCAGTGCCTCTTCGATTGggtttcttttttccttttcgaCTCCGAATCATCATATGATTAATATCATGAGCCTGTAAAAACCAGCTCTTTTTGGTTCAAAAGTCCGAAAAGATGGGATTTGTCGTGATGATTAGTGGTGTTTCTATGGGACTTATGCTCCTATGTGTTTCTGGCTTCTGGGTTTTGCCGACAGAAGGTGCAGGTAGAGGAAGTTTCTTaagaaactcttcttcttcccgGCCTAGCTCTGTCAATGTCGGAGCTCTGTTTACTTATGATTCTTTCATAGGAAGAGCAGCTAAACCCGCGTTTATGGCGGCCATTGAAGACGTTAATGCTGACCAGAATATTCTCAGGGCAACCAATCTCAATATTGTCTTCCATGACTCAAACTGTAGTGGATTTGTTGGCACTATGGGAGGTACTTTTTCATAGACTATGCCTAAAAGTTGCTGTGGTAGTCCCCTCATGAAACTGTGGGTTTAGTAGTAGATTAATGATTCTTCCCTACTATTGTCTTAGAGCCTGTTGTATTGATTAATCTCTTATTGGTCTTTGGATATGATGATATGTTTTCTTATTGTGTAGCTTTGCAGGTAATGGAGAACAAGGTGGTTGCAGCCATTGGTCCACAATCTTCAGGAATCGGTCACTTAATCTCCCATGTAGCTAATGAGCTTCATGTACCTCTCTTGTCATTTGCAGCAACCGACCCGACGCTTTCTTCCCTACAGTATCCTTATTTCCTTCGAACAACACAGAACGACTACTTCCAGATGAACGCAGTCGCTGATTTTGTATCCTATTGCCGATGGAGAGAAGTTGTTGCGGTCTTTGTTGATGATGAGTATGGTAGGAACGGGATATCTGTATTAGGCGATGCTTTAGCCAAGAAACGTGCCAAGATCTCTTACAAGGCTGCATTTAGACCTGGTGCAGATAACAGCTCGATCAGTGACTTGCTGGTTTCTGTTAATCTGATGGAATCTCGCGTCTTTGTTGTTCACGTGAATCCTGATTCAGGTTTAAACGTTTTCTCTGTCGCCAAGTCTCTTGGAATGATGGAGAGTGGCTATGTCTGGATCGCCACTGATTGGCTTCTTACAGCTTTGGATTCAGTGGAACCGTTGGATCCCAAAACTATGGATCTTTTGCAAGGAGTGGTTGCTTTTCGCCACTACACACCTGAGAGTAACGAGAAGAGACGGTTTAAAGCAAGATGGAAACACCTTAGAACCAAGGAGAGTTCaggaggtgatgatgatggcTTCAACTCCTATGCAATGTATGCTTATGATACTGTTTGGTTGGTAGCTCGCGCTCTCGATGTTTTCTTTACCCAAGGCAATACAGTGACTTTCTCTAGTGATCCGAATCTGAATCAAACCAACGGTACCAACATTAAGTTCTCAGCTCTTAGCGTCTTCAATGAAGGGGAGAGGTTCCTGCAGGTCATCCATGAGATGAACTACACAGGTCTGACCGGGAAAATCCAGTTTGATCCAGAGAAAAACCGGATTAATCCAGCGTACGACGTTGTAAACATAAACAGTAGAGGTCCACACAGAGTTGGCTACTGGTCGAATCATACAGGCTTCTCAGTCGAGTCTCCTGAGACGTTTTACTCTAAACCTCCGAACACATCTGCAGAGCATCAACGTCTTAATGATATCATATGGCCAGGAGGAGTAACGAAGAAGACGCCACGAGGTTGGGTGTTCCCTGACAATGGAGAGCCGCTCAAAATCGGGGTGCCTAACCGCGTGAGCTACCAAAACTATGCGTCTAAGGACGATAACCAGCTTGGTGTTAAAGGATATTGCATAGACATCTTTGAAGCTGCGGTGCAACTGCTTCCGTACCCTGTCCCACGTACTTATATACTATATGGAGACGGGAAGAGAAACCCTTCGTATGACAATCTCGTGAATGAAGTTGCTGCAAATGTGAGTCTGTCTTGTTTGTTTCATTTACTCAAATCAAGTAAATGGATACTATACTAACCTCtcttttttatgtttaatatctttttagaaTTTTGATGTAGCGGTTGGGGATATTACTATTGTTACAAACAGAACCAAGTTTGTAGATTTTACGCAGCCATTTATGGAATCAGGGCTTGTGGTGGTAGCTCCAGTGAAGGGAGCCAAGTCTAGTCCATGGTCCTTCTTGAAGCCATTCACTGTAGAGATGTGGGCTGTTACTGGACTCTTGTTTCTCTTTGTGGGAGCCATCATTTGGATTCTTGAACATCGCTTTAATGAAGAGTTTCGTGGACCTCCTAGGCGTCAAATCATCACAGTTTTCTGGTTAGTTCCAAGTTCCTAACATAAGATGTGACAAAAGatgagaaaaaacaaaacaaaggcaCTAAAGCTTTACCACTTCCTTTTTTGGTCTTCAACGTTGCAGGTTTAGCTTCTCAACAATGTTCTTCTCTCAGAGTACGTACTCGATTACAAACTAGAAACTTACAAAATATCAAGCTTTCAAGTTTTAAATATTCTTGTTCTTTCAGGGGAGAACACGGTGAGCACTTTAGGGAGGTTTGTGCTACTCATATGGTTGTTTGTAGTTCTGATCATCAACTCAAGCTACACAGCCAGTCTCACTTCGATCCTCACCGTTCAACAGCTAACATCTCGGATAGAAGGAATGGACAGTCTAATAATAAGCAACGAACCAATTGGAGTCCAGGACGGTACCTTTGCATACAAGTATCTGGTCAATGAACTTAACATAGCTCCATCAAGAATCATTCCGCTTAAAAACGAAGAAGAATACCTCTCTGCTCTTCAACTTGGTCCCAGAGGTGGTGGTGTAGCAGCTATAGTCGACGAGCTTCCTTACATCAAAGCTTTATTGTCAAACAGCAACTGCCAGTTCCGTACTGTTGGACAGGAGTTCACCCGGACAGGCTGGGGATTTGTACGTATAAAACCGGTTTAGCCTTAACTCCTTTTGTTGGTCCTCCTTTTAATAAACTTTTTGTTATGGGTCATTGCAGGCTTTCCAGAGAGATTCTCCTTTAGCTGTGGACATGTCAACGGCGATCCTGCAGCTGTCTGAAGAAGGAAAACTTGAGAAAATCCGCAAGAAATGGCTTACGTACAGCCACGAATGCTCAGTGCAGATTGCAGACACAGAGAACTATCAACTCTCGGTACAGAGTTTCTGGGGACTGTTCTTAATATGTGGTATCGTTTGGTTTATTGCGCTCACCCTCTTCTGCTGGAAAGTTTTCTGGCAATGCCAACGGTTAAGACCAGAGGAAGAGAGTGATGAAGTCAGGGCGAGCGAAGTAGCTAGTTCGTCTAGATCAGGGAGAAGTTTGAGGGCAGGAAGTTTCAAGGACTTGATCAAGGTTGTGGATCAGAGAGAAGTAGAGATCAAGGAGATGCTTAAGCATAAGAGCAGTAAGAAACTCAAAGCTAGCCAAAGCTCAGCTGAAACTCCATAGAAACGAGTTAGAATGTAGATGAAAAAAGAGTCACACaatttgtttaaaatagtttaaataaagATTTAACGTTACTTacaaatgtaaataaattttatcataaGATTTTGTAATGGACCTTAAAGATTTTATCACGcaagttgttattttttttttttttgaaaacacatCACACAAGTTGTTTAAAGTACTGTTTTTGGTAACCATCATGGCTGTGTTTTATGTTTGAATCGGAATTATCACCTTACCAAACATTTTACCTTCGGACTTTGGCAAGATCACAACTCAATATGGATTGTCAGTTAGTTGCCTGGTTGGGTTTGGTCAACACCGTAGCCACAGGTAAAAACTCATGGCAAAAACAGAGCCTAGCGAAGATTGTCACAGCTGTGGTTGATCATAGTGGTTGGCCTTACATCATAGTTAGGTTTTTAGTTCGCTCTAATCAATTGCTTCCCCAATGACCCAATGTTTTGTCACATATCTGCTAATCTCGTTAGCCTTTTTAATAGTTTCTTTGATTGTCTAAGCCATAATGTTAATTGTTTTGTAACTTTGTTGGTCTTTTCCATTGCTCATCGTATTTTGCTTTGTGTTATAATTATGTTGTTTAGATTTAACCAAAGTCGTAAAATTATATCGACTTTGTTAACTAGTCCCCGAAACTTGAGGTTAGAATTCGTTTAAGAATGCTACTCagtcaaaatatattaataaaaaccCTTTTTGCAAGATATCCGCAACaagaattttacaaaaaaaaagatttaacaAGAAGATACTAATTACcataaaaatcaaacaaaatattcGAAAACGAAAATAGCATGAGTTGTGTTTGGTTAGTTCATGTTTTCTCATACAAAACAAGATCTtgaaatcaaaaattaaaaaaaaaaagaaaaagagagaggtTAAATCACAGAAGTGACACAAACaaacagaagaaagaagatatgAATCTTTGTCTCAACAATCAAAACCACAAGATTTGGTGGAGAGAGTGTTGAAGCAATGAAGGTAAGTGTGGAGATAATAACGGGGACATTTATAGATACGGAGGTGAGTGAGAATGCTACGGTGAAGGAATTGAAGGAGAAGATTGCAACTGAGGTGAAGTTATCAGTGAAGCGTTTGATACTTGTGGTCAAGGATGGAGAGGAGAGTAGAAGACTGGTGAAGAATGATGAAGATGAAATGAAGCTGATAGATTTAGGAGTGAAAGAAGATTCTCATGTGTATTTGTTCTTTAAGCATCCTGATTTGGTTTGCAAGGAAGATAGATCTCAAGGAAGAGTAGATGATGCTTCTGTGGAGGAGGTATCGTCGGAAGCAGAGAGTAAAAgaggaaacaaagaaaaaggtgaagaggcaaaagaaaaaatagacgGTGAAGAGGAAGATGTAGGGATAAAGAATGGTGAAGAagatagagaagaagagaaaaagaagaacaatggagaaaaaagaaaggatgatcataatattgaagaaggaaaagagaaagcaagagaggctgaagaagaagatgaaatggATAGAGTttcttgatttggtttgttAACTATTCCATATTTATGAACTTTTCTTTTGTGATTTATCTTGTCATAATGTTTCTTGTTCTACAAGTAAACAGCTTAATGAAATTTTATGATctgtttggtttctttttcttcttagcaaaaaaaaaaaattaacaaacaaGAACAACTTCTTTTCCTTTTAGGCTTTTACCATATGACTATTTTGGTTTTCATAAACAAACTCAAATTCAGGAATAGCCTCCAAAATAGGGCATCTCTGAACTAATACTGAGCGATATCCATTTGGACTTGAGACCATATATGTACGAACTAGcagtgttccaaaaaaaaaaatatatacgaACTAGCTATGTTGAATCCACAACAGGATGAGAACAACATTGCATAGATCATGAAATCTACTGTGCAATATTATAAGGGGTTTTATTCCCTTGTGTCCACCGTTCAAGTTATCTCTTCTCTTGTACGAAATGCTATTTTTGATCGGAATTTCCATTCCATAAACCGACTTGGGACATGTGAGAGATTATGAACCTAAACCCGTGTATATATAGTGACGAAACAAGTCAAATAACTTGCAAGAATTTAAAATCTTGACAAGTACTTGGTATGGTACTCGTTTTAAACGAGTTAAATACAAGTATTAAATTTGACTATTTGAACAAGTCAAATCGAGTATAAGCATCCAAAAATTAGCGGGTAATAGCTCGGTGTCTACCCCTAGCAGCAGTTGAGTGGAAAAGACATGGGAGGAGAGACATATTTTATTGGTATATTCTTTATGAAATTATTTCAACCGctaaaccaaaactaaataatatcaTGACAGTAGTTACTGAAAATCTATGTAACCATAGCAGCAATTATTTAGCCTAACTTTACTGTCCTCCCGAGAAACTCTCTGCCTTGAGATTACTTAACTTCTGGTGGAAAGATATAAGCGGGAACCTATGGCTATCCCGACGACAGCAACCGTTAGCGACTTGAGAATATACTTCACTGTATATTTTGATTCATTCTTCGGTATCTCCAACAGATCCTTCAACTGCAATACCATTAGCACAGTAATGATTAGCTCAGCCCTGTTTTGTCTAACGAACTCGAGATTGACAAAAGATTGTGAACTAACCTTTATAGGTTGGTTCCAGTTCTTCTTGATCCCTTGAAGATGTCCTCTACCAACAACTGCCACGACCGATCTATGCTCACTTGCAACTCTTGACAACATACATGCCATGTACCTGAGTTACATAAATGCAACATTTTGCTATGATCATCATTATGATGGTGCTTAGGTGGAGAGGGGAAGACAGTACTAACTTATCTCTCTCATGCACG
This genomic stretch from Raphanus sativus cultivar WK10039 chromosome 3, ASM80110v3, whole genome shotgun sequence harbors:
- the LOC108847841 gene encoding glutamate receptor 3.5 isoform X3, translating into MGFVVMISGVSMGLMLLCVSGFWVLPTEGAGRGSFLRNSSSSRPSSVNVGALFTYDSFIGRAAKPAFMAAIEDVNADQNILRATNLNIVFHDSNCSGFVGTMGALQVMENKVVAAIGPQSSGIGHLISHVANELHVPLLSFAATDPTLSSLQYPYFLRTTQNDYFQMNAVADFVSYCRWREVVAVFVDDEYGRNGISVLGDALAKKRAKISYKAAFRPGADNSSISDLLVSVNLMESRVFVVHVNPDSGLNVFSVAKSLGMMESGYVWIATDWLLTALDSVEPLDPKTMDLLQGVVAFRHYTPESNEKRRFKARWKHLRTKESSGGDDDGFNSYAMYAYDTVWLVARALDVFFTQGNTVTFSSDPNLNQTNGTNIKFSALSVFNEGERFLQVIHEMNYTGLTGKIQFDPEKNRINPAYDVVNINSRGPHRVGYWSNHTGFSVESPETFYSKPPNTSAEHQRLNDIIWPGGVTKKTPRGWVFPDNGEPLKIGVPNRVSYQNYASKDDNQLGVKGYCIDIFEAAVQLLPYPVPRTYILYGDGKRNPSYDNLVNEVAANNFDVAVGDITIVTNRTKFVDFTQPFMESGLVVVAPVKGAKSSPWSFLKPFTVEMWAVTGLLFLFVGAIIWILEHRFNEEFRGPPRRQIITVFWGEHGEHFREVCATHMVVCSSDHQLKLHSQSHFDPHRSTANISDRRNGQSNNKQRTNWSPGRYLCIQVSGQ
- the LOC130509162 gene encoding uncharacterized protein LOC130509162 encodes the protein MKVSVEIITGTFIDTEVSENATVKELKEKIATEVKLSVKRLILVVKDGEESRRLVKNDEDEMKLIDLGVKEDSHVYLFFKHPDLVCKEDRSQGRVDDASVEEVSSEAESKRGNKEKGEEAKEKIDGEEEDVGIKNGEEDREEEKKKNNGEKRKDDHNIEEGKEKAREAEEEDEMDRVS
- the LOC108847842 gene encoding glutamate receptor 3.7 — translated: MGLMSIDPYVAITALIVAILVVPMGCQRPHQVVNLGAVFTFDSVIGRAAKVALEAAVSDVNADTSLLKETKLRLFMEDSSCNVFHGSFGAFKVLEKEVVALIGPLSSSIAHTFSDIAKGLQFPLVSFAATDPTLSALQFPFFLRTTPNDAHQMSALVDLINFHGWKEVISVYSDDELGRNGVFALDDELYKKKSRISHKVPLSVNSDEGSITEALKKSKSLGPRVYVLHFGPDPLLRIFRIAQKLQMMTREYVWLATDWLSVTLDSSLSDKGTLKRLEGVVGLRQHIPQSVKMQQFTHKLKSNRSMNAYALHAYDTVWMIAYGIEKMLNEGINITFSYSEELIHAQGTKLHLDRVKIFNSGKVLLEKLLQVNFTGVAGQVQFGSGRNVIGCDYEIINVDKTGVNTVGFWSKNGGFSVVTPDSRHARKKTGFVSDEKLGNITWPGGGREKPRGWVIADSANPLKIGVPKRVSFVEFVAEENNSSHRIQGFCIDIFNEALKLVPYSVPYIFEPFGDGHSSPKYKQLIQMVADGVYDAAVGDIAIVPTRSRLVDFSQPYASTGLVVVIPTNDDNPTWIFVRPFTVGLWCVVLASFLIIAVVIWILEHRINEDFRGPPRKQLITMILFSFSTLFKRNQEDTISNLARGVMIVWLFLLMVLTASYTANLTSILTVLQLPSAITGIDSLRASEVPIGYQAGTFTLEYLTYSLGMARSRLVPLDSTEEYERALKLGPNAFGGVAAIVDELPYIELFLAERTGFKIVGEPFMHRGWGFAFKRDSPLAVDMSTAILKLSETRKMQDIRMKWLCKKTCAENSDGNTEPNQLHLKSFKGLYLVCIAISVSAFSVFVFRMIRQFVRYRRMERTSSMPLPPWSSSPTMRLRELVFGFVDFVDEKEEAIKRIFKNDSNNPSHVVEVQAGSEVRQN
- the LOC108847841 gene encoding glutamate receptor 3.5 isoform X1; this translates as MGFVVMISGVSMGLMLLCVSGFWVLPTEGAGRGSFLRNSSSSRPSSVNVGALFTYDSFIGRAAKPAFMAAIEDVNADQNILRATNLNIVFHDSNCSGFVGTMGALQVMENKVVAAIGPQSSGIGHLISHVANELHVPLLSFAATDPTLSSLQYPYFLRTTQNDYFQMNAVADFVSYCRWREVVAVFVDDEYGRNGISVLGDALAKKRAKISYKAAFRPGADNSSISDLLVSVNLMESRVFVVHVNPDSGLNVFSVAKSLGMMESGYVWIATDWLLTALDSVEPLDPKTMDLLQGVVAFRHYTPESNEKRRFKARWKHLRTKESSGGDDDGFNSYAMYAYDTVWLVARALDVFFTQGNTVTFSSDPNLNQTNGTNIKFSALSVFNEGERFLQVIHEMNYTGLTGKIQFDPEKNRINPAYDVVNINSRGPHRVGYWSNHTGFSVESPETFYSKPPNTSAEHQRLNDIIWPGGVTKKTPRGWVFPDNGEPLKIGVPNRVSYQNYASKDDNQLGVKGYCIDIFEAAVQLLPYPVPRTYILYGDGKRNPSYDNLVNEVAANNFDVAVGDITIVTNRTKFVDFTQPFMESGLVVVAPVKGAKSSPWSFLKPFTVEMWAVTGLLFLFVGAIIWILEHRFNEEFRGPPRRQIITVFWFSFSTMFFSQRENTVSTLGRFVLLIWLFVVLIINSSYTASLTSILTVQQLTSRIEGMDSLIISNEPIGVQDGTFAYKYLVNELNIAPSRIIPLKNEEEYLSALQLGPRGGGVAAIVDELPYIKALLSNSNCQFRTVGQEFTRTGWGFAFQRDSPLAVDMSTAILQLSEEGKLEKIRKKWLTYSHECSVQIADTENYQLSVQSFWGLFLICGIVWFIALTLFCWKVFWQCQRLRPEEESDEVRASEVASSSRSGRSLRAGSFKDLIKVVDQREVEIKEMLKHKSSKKLKASQSSAETP
- the LOC108847841 gene encoding glutamate receptor 3.5 isoform X2, producing the protein MLTRIFSGQPISILSSMTQTVVDLLALWEVMENKVVAAIGPQSSGIGHLISHVANELHVPLLSFAATDPTLSSLQYPYFLRTTQNDYFQMNAVADFVSYCRWREVVAVFVDDEYGRNGISVLGDALAKKRAKISYKAAFRPGADNSSISDLLVSVNLMESRVFVVHVNPDSGLNVFSVAKSLGMMESGYVWIATDWLLTALDSVEPLDPKTMDLLQGVVAFRHYTPESNEKRRFKARWKHLRTKESSGGDDDGFNSYAMYAYDTVWLVARALDVFFTQGNTVTFSSDPNLNQTNGTNIKFSALSVFNEGERFLQVIHEMNYTGLTGKIQFDPEKNRINPAYDVVNINSRGPHRVGYWSNHTGFSVESPETFYSKPPNTSAEHQRLNDIIWPGGVTKKTPRGWVFPDNGEPLKIGVPNRVSYQNYASKDDNQLGVKGYCIDIFEAAVQLLPYPVPRTYILYGDGKRNPSYDNLVNEVAANNFDVAVGDITIVTNRTKFVDFTQPFMESGLVVVAPVKGAKSSPWSFLKPFTVEMWAVTGLLFLFVGAIIWILEHRFNEEFRGPPRRQIITVFWFSFSTMFFSQRENTVSTLGRFVLLIWLFVVLIINSSYTASLTSILTVQQLTSRIEGMDSLIISNEPIGVQDGTFAYKYLVNELNIAPSRIIPLKNEEEYLSALQLGPRGGGVAAIVDELPYIKALLSNSNCQFRTVGQEFTRTGWGFAFQRDSPLAVDMSTAILQLSEEGKLEKIRKKWLTYSHECSVQIADTENYQLSVQSFWGLFLICGIVWFIALTLFCWKVFWQCQRLRPEEESDEVRASEVASSSRSGRSLRAGSFKDLIKVVDQREVEIKEMLKHKSSKKLKASQSSAETP